A genomic segment from Etheostoma spectabile isolate EspeVRDwgs_2016 chromosome 11, UIUC_Espe_1.0, whole genome shotgun sequence encodes:
- the kdm6a gene encoding lysine-specific demethylase 6A isoform X6: MHHTVEQLGDKGTKDSYAIQCLQKSLEADPNSGQSWYFLGRCYSSIGKVQDAFISYRQSIDKSEASADTWCSIGVLYQQQNQPMDALQAYICAVQLDHSHAAAWMDLGTLYESCGQPHDAIKCYINATRSKACLNTAALTQRIKLLQAQLCNLQPDSLQNKSKMLPSIEEAWSLPIPAELTSRQGALNTAQAQQACKGEGGQSASNHTDPQASPAKRKRTASPAKGVADSWANSSNPQQIPSWYLTPQKLQHLDHLRTNRANLKPPQVQMLEQLENQFSLMQQHQQQQVHQMRQQAAASGQPRPGLPNGPLAESSHHHAGLSRASPLNHTAIRPPCVPQPTANGSCSSSPSAGLPGHLDKNHTLGLGGGSASNGNVPYPQQNSLPHNCTAASHPSTSSTTSSPSHADETWKSQQRNTTTQGLQKGPGSHSAGPNGEPPFSSSSSSPQTSFSSSGILNQVGHSSGPCTVSSSASSLSPTSPQTTPNHLSSPPHTATTSGVHTKDATPSGGNTGSNGAATFPSGMEAAVRHSAGSPLSPSTAPAQRLTNHVQPRATDGSPAPGVLSSDNPQLSALLKGKANATSNDDNNNSSNHGGPFLEKINNVHPRLHGAAKPTSEQPLASSPLLAAATPSPRSAHPHTDNSLSCLNSPSTTNSQGPTVNGKGPEDSQSPLKVESSGGAQRHGVPAGLAPWSSVSIYPSSSEVLKACRNLGKNGLSTSSILLDKCPPPRPPHPPSPPLPKDKLNPPTPSIYLENKRDAFFPPLHQFCTNPANPVTVIRGLAGALKLDLGLFSTKTLVEANPDHLVEVRTQLAQPTDENWDPSGSRKMWRCESSRSHTTVIKYAQYQASSFQESLREENEKKKEVEAEAGSSDSAMRRRKGSFKHLKFGTNIDLSDEKKWKPQLQELSKLPAFARVVSAGNLLSHVGHTILGMNTVQLYMKVPGSRTPGHQENNNFCSVNINIGPGDCEWFAVPETYWGVINDFCEMNNINFLMGSWWPNLEDLYETNVPVYRFIQRPGDLVWLNTGTIHWVQAIGWCNNIAWNVGPLTAHQYKLAVERYEWNKLQSVKSIVPMIHLSWNMARNIKVSDHKLFEMIKYCLLRTLKQCQMQRELLLAAGKDLVWHGRTPSEPAHYCSICEVEVFDLLFVTTESNSRKTYVVHCQDCARRGSADLDNFVVLEQYKIEDLMHVYDQFTLVSNGCTGPVQTRADPFKHRGGDL; the protein is encoded by the exons GTGCTACTCCAGTATTGGGAAGGTGCAGGATGCCTTCATCTCTTACCGCCAGTCCATCGATAAGTCGGAGGCCAGTGCTGACACCTGGTGCTCCATAGG GGTGCTCTACCAGCAGCAGAACCAGCCTATGGATGCACTGCAGGCCTACATCTGCGCTGTTCAACTGGACCACAGCCACGCAGCCGCCTGGATGGACCTGGGCACCCTCTACGAATCCTGCGGGCAGCCGCACGACGCTATCAAGTGCTACATCAATGCTACACGCAGCAAAGCATGCCTCAACACTGCTGCACTCACGCAACGCATTAAGCTGCTGCAG GCTCAGTTGTGTAACCTACAGCCAGATAGTCTGCAGAATAAGAGTAAAATGCTTCCTAGTATTGAGGAGGCGTGGAGCCTCCCCATTCCTGCTGAGCTCACGTCCAGGCAGGGGGCCTTGAACACTGCACAGGCACAGCAG GCCTGTAAGGGGGAGGGAGGCCAGTCGGCCAGCAATCACACAGACCCACAGGCCAGTCCTGCCAAGAGGAAACGCACTGCCAGCCCAGCTAAG GGCGTTGCAGACTCGTGGGCAAACAGCTCCAATCCACAGCAGATCCCCAGCTGGTACCTAACGCCCCAGAAACTTCAG CATCTGGATCACTTGCGGACCAACCGAGCAAACCTCAAGCCCCCCCAGGTGCAGATGCTGGAGCAGCTGGAGAACCAGTTCTCTCTCATgcagcaacatcagcagcagcaggtacA TCAGATGAGGCAGCAGGCAGCAGCGAGTGGCCAGCCGCGTCCCGGCCTTCCCAACGGTCCTTTGGCTGAGTCCTCTCACCACCATGCAGGCCTCTCCCGCGCCTCCCCCCTCAATCACACAGCCATTCGGCCCCCGTGTGTCCCCCAGCCCACAGCCAACGGATCCTGTTCTTCAAGTCCTTCAGCCGGGCTGCCGGGACACCTGGACAAAAATCACACACTGGGACTGGGAGGTGGCAGCGCGAGCAACGGAAACGTGCCTTACCCGCAGCAGAACTCTCTACCTCACAACTGCACAGCCGCCAGTCACCCAAGCACCAGCAGCACTACTAGTAGTCCCAGTCATGCAGACGAGACATGGAAGAGCCAACAACGCAACACTACCACTCAG GGGCTTCAAAAAGGTCCAGGTTCACATTCGGCAGGTCCCAATGGAGAACCCCCtttctcttcctcgtcctcctcccCTCAGACCTCGTTCTCTTCCTCTGGCATTCTGAATCAGGTCGGACATTCCTCTGGGCCCTGTACTGTCTCCTCCTCAGCATCCTCTCtttcccccacctccccccaGACCACGCCCAACCACTTGTCCTCTCCCCCCCACACCGCTACTACCTCAGGGGTCCACACCAAAGACGCCACGCCTTCAGGGGGCAACACTGGCAGCAACGGCGCCGCCACTTTTCCATCAGGTATGGAGGCCGCTGTCAGGCATTCCGCAGGGTCGCCCCTAAGTCCAAGCACCGCCCCCGCGCAGAGACTGACTAATCACGTCCAGCCGCGGGCGACGGACGGCTCTCCCGCCCCCGGCGTGCTCAGTTCGGACAATCCTCAGCTCTCAGCCTTgctaaagggaaaagccaatgCCACCAGTAACGACGACAACAATAACTCCAGTAACCACGGAGGGCCTTTCTTGGAGAAAATCAACAACGTCCACCCGCGTCTCCACGGTGCCGCCAAGCCAACGTCGGAGCAGCCGCTGGCCTCCTCGCCGCTTTTAGCCGCTGCTACTCCCTCGCCGCGCTCAGCACACCCTCACACCGACAACAGCCTCTCCTGCCTTAACAGCCCGTCCACCACTAACAGCCAGGGGCCCACAGTCAATGGGAAGGGACCCGAGGACTCCCAGAGCCCACTGAAGGTCGAGTCTTCTGGAGGAGCTCAGAGACACGGCGTCCCCGCTGGCCTAGCACCCTGGTCCTCGGTCTCCATCTACCCCAGCTCCAGTGAGGTGCTCAAAGCATGCAG GAACCTGGGGAAGAACGGCCTGTCCACGAGCAGCATCCTCCTGGACAAGTGTCCCCCGCCACGGCCCCCCCACCCGCCCTCTCCTCCACTGCCAAAGGACAAACTCAATCCCCCAACACCCAGTATTTAT CTAGAAAATAAGAGGGACGCCTTCTTCCCTCCCCTCCACCAGTTCTGCACCAACCCTGCCAACCCGGTCACCGTCATCCGAGGGCTGGCTGGAGCACTCAAACTAG ATCTGGGCCTGTTCTCCACGAAGACATTGGTGGAGGCCAACCCGGACCATCTGGTGGAGGTGCGGACCCAGCTGGCTCAGCCCACCGACGAGAACTGGGACCCGAGCGGCAGCAGGAAGATGTGGCGCTGCGAGAGCAGTCGCTCCCACACAACAGTAATCAAATACGCCCAGTACCAGGCCTCGTCCTTCCAGGAGTCCCTGCGG GAGgagaatgagaagaagaaggaggtgGAAGCAGAAGCAGGTTCCTCAGACAg TGCAATGCGGCGAAGGAAAGGGTCTTTCAAACACCTAAAGTTTGGCACAAACATCGACCTCTCTGATGAAAAGAA GTGGAAACCGCAGCTTCAGGAGTTGTCCAAGCTGCCGGCGTTTGCCCGTGTGGTGTCAGCCGGTAACCTGCTTAGCCACGTAGGACACACCATCCTGGGCATGAACACGGTCCAGCTCTACATGAAGGTGCCAGGCAGCCGGACACCAG GTCACCAAGAGAACAACAATTTCTGTTCAGTCAACATCAACATCGGTCCCGGGGACTGCGAGTGGTTCGCCGTGCCGGAAACGTACTGGGGCGTCATCAACGACTTCTGTGAAAT GAACAACATCAACTTCCTGATGGGCTCTTGGTGGCCCAACCTGGAGGACCTGTACGAGACCAACGTGCCCGTTTACCGGTTCATCCAGCGTCCCGGGGACCTAGTGTGGCTCAACACAGGCACCATCCACTGGGTGCAGGCCATCGGCTGGTGCAACAACATTGCGTGGAATGTCGGGCCCCTCACAG CACATCAGTACAAGCTGGCGGTGGAGCGCTATGAGTGGAACAAACTGCAGAGTGTCAAATCCATCGTTCCCATGATCCACCTCTCCTGGAACATGGCCAGGAACATCAAAGTGTCGGACCACAAGCTCTTTGAGATGATCAA GTACTGTTTGTTACGGACTCTGAAGCAGTGCCAGATGCAGCGGGagctgctgctggctgctgggAAAGACCTGGTGTGGCACGGGAGGACGCCGAGCGAGCCGGCACATTACTGCAGTATCTGTGAG GTGGAGGTGTTCGACCTGCTGTTCGTCACCACGGAGAGCAACAGCAGGAAGACGTACGTGGTGCACTGCCAGGACTGCGCCCGTCGGGGGAGCGCCGACCTGGACAACTTTGTGGTGCTGGAGCAGTACAAGATCGAGGACCTCATGCACGTTTATGACCAGTTCACACTCGTAAGTAACGGCTGCACCGGTCCCGTTCAGACCCGGGCCGATCCGTTCAAACACAGAGGAGGAGACCTGTGA
- the kdm6a gene encoding lysine-specific demethylase 6A isoform X5 has translation MFKANTDYESSLKHFQLALIDSNLCTLSKAEIQFHIAHLYEIQKKHRAAKEAYESLLQTENLPAQVKATTLQQLGWMHHTVEQLGDKGTKDSYAIQCLQKSLEADPNSGQSWYFLGRCYSSIGKVQDAFISYRQSIDKSEASADTWCSIGVLYQQQNQPMDALQAYICAVQLDHSHAAAWMDLGTLYESCGQPHDAIKCYINATRSKACLNTAALTQRIKLLQAQLCNLQPDSLQNKSKMLPSIEEAWSLPIPAELTSRQGALNTAQAQQACKGEGGQSASNHTDPQASPAKRKRTASPAKGVADSWANSSNPQQIPSWYLTPQKLQHLDHLRTNRANLKPPQVQMLEQLENQFSLMQQHQQQQVHQMRQQAAASGQPRPGLPNGPLAESSHHHAGLSRASPLNHTAIRPPCVPQPTANGSCSSSPSAGLPGHLDKNHTLGLGGGSASNGNVPYPQQNSLPHNCTAASHPSTSSTTSSPSHADETWKSQQRNTTTQGLQKGPGSHSAGPNGEPPFSSSSSSPQTSFSSSGILNQVGHSSGPCTVSSSASSLSPTSPQTTPNHLSSPPHTATTSGVHTKDATPSGGNTGSNGAATFPSGMEAAVRHSAGSPLSPSTAPAQRLTNHVQPRATDGSPAPGVLSSDNPQLSALLKGKANATSNDDNNNSSNHGGPFLEKINNVHPRLHGAAKPTSEQPLASSPLLAAATPSPRSAHPHTDNSLSCLNSPSTTNSQGPTVNGKGPEDSQSPLKVESSGGAQRHGVPAGLAPWSSVSIYPSSSEVLKACRNLGKNGLSTSSILLDKCPPPRPPHPPSPPLPKDKLNPPTPSIYLENKRDAFFPPLHQFCTNPANPVTVIRGLAGALKLDLGLFSTKTLVEANPDHLVEVRTQLAQPTDENWDPSGSRKMWRCESSRSHTTVIKYAQYQASSFQESLREENEKKKEVEAEAGSSDSAMRRRKGSFKHLKFGTNIDLSDEKKWKPQLQELSKLPAFARVVSAGNLLSHVGHTILGMNTVQLYMKVPGSRTPGHQENNNFCSVNINIGPGDCEWFAVPETYWGVINDFCEMNNINFLMGSWWPNLEDLYETNVPVYRFIQRPGDLVWLNTGTIHWVQAIGWCNNIAWNVGPLTAHQYKLAVERYEWNKLQSVKSIVPMIHLSWNMARNIKVSDHKLFEMIKYCLLRTLKQCQMQRELLLAAGKDLVWHGRTPSEPAHYCSICEVEVFDLLFVTTESNSRKTYVVHCQDCARRGSADLDNFVVLEQYKIEDLMHVYDQFTLVSNGCTGPVQTRADPFKHRGGDL, from the exons GTGCTACTCCAGTATTGGGAAGGTGCAGGATGCCTTCATCTCTTACCGCCAGTCCATCGATAAGTCGGAGGCCAGTGCTGACACCTGGTGCTCCATAGG GGTGCTCTACCAGCAGCAGAACCAGCCTATGGATGCACTGCAGGCCTACATCTGCGCTGTTCAACTGGACCACAGCCACGCAGCCGCCTGGATGGACCTGGGCACCCTCTACGAATCCTGCGGGCAGCCGCACGACGCTATCAAGTGCTACATCAATGCTACACGCAGCAAAGCATGCCTCAACACTGCTGCACTCACGCAACGCATTAAGCTGCTGCAG GCTCAGTTGTGTAACCTACAGCCAGATAGTCTGCAGAATAAGAGTAAAATGCTTCCTAGTATTGAGGAGGCGTGGAGCCTCCCCATTCCTGCTGAGCTCACGTCCAGGCAGGGGGCCTTGAACACTGCACAGGCACAGCAG GCCTGTAAGGGGGAGGGAGGCCAGTCGGCCAGCAATCACACAGACCCACAGGCCAGTCCTGCCAAGAGGAAACGCACTGCCAGCCCAGCTAAG GGCGTTGCAGACTCGTGGGCAAACAGCTCCAATCCACAGCAGATCCCCAGCTGGTACCTAACGCCCCAGAAACTTCAG CATCTGGATCACTTGCGGACCAACCGAGCAAACCTCAAGCCCCCCCAGGTGCAGATGCTGGAGCAGCTGGAGAACCAGTTCTCTCTCATgcagcaacatcagcagcagcaggtacA TCAGATGAGGCAGCAGGCAGCAGCGAGTGGCCAGCCGCGTCCCGGCCTTCCCAACGGTCCTTTGGCTGAGTCCTCTCACCACCATGCAGGCCTCTCCCGCGCCTCCCCCCTCAATCACACAGCCATTCGGCCCCCGTGTGTCCCCCAGCCCACAGCCAACGGATCCTGTTCTTCAAGTCCTTCAGCCGGGCTGCCGGGACACCTGGACAAAAATCACACACTGGGACTGGGAGGTGGCAGCGCGAGCAACGGAAACGTGCCTTACCCGCAGCAGAACTCTCTACCTCACAACTGCACAGCCGCCAGTCACCCAAGCACCAGCAGCACTACTAGTAGTCCCAGTCATGCAGACGAGACATGGAAGAGCCAACAACGCAACACTACCACTCAG GGGCTTCAAAAAGGTCCAGGTTCACATTCGGCAGGTCCCAATGGAGAACCCCCtttctcttcctcgtcctcctcccCTCAGACCTCGTTCTCTTCCTCTGGCATTCTGAATCAGGTCGGACATTCCTCTGGGCCCTGTACTGTCTCCTCCTCAGCATCCTCTCtttcccccacctccccccaGACCACGCCCAACCACTTGTCCTCTCCCCCCCACACCGCTACTACCTCAGGGGTCCACACCAAAGACGCCACGCCTTCAGGGGGCAACACTGGCAGCAACGGCGCCGCCACTTTTCCATCAGGTATGGAGGCCGCTGTCAGGCATTCCGCAGGGTCGCCCCTAAGTCCAAGCACCGCCCCCGCGCAGAGACTGACTAATCACGTCCAGCCGCGGGCGACGGACGGCTCTCCCGCCCCCGGCGTGCTCAGTTCGGACAATCCTCAGCTCTCAGCCTTgctaaagggaaaagccaatgCCACCAGTAACGACGACAACAATAACTCCAGTAACCACGGAGGGCCTTTCTTGGAGAAAATCAACAACGTCCACCCGCGTCTCCACGGTGCCGCCAAGCCAACGTCGGAGCAGCCGCTGGCCTCCTCGCCGCTTTTAGCCGCTGCTACTCCCTCGCCGCGCTCAGCACACCCTCACACCGACAACAGCCTCTCCTGCCTTAACAGCCCGTCCACCACTAACAGCCAGGGGCCCACAGTCAATGGGAAGGGACCCGAGGACTCCCAGAGCCCACTGAAGGTCGAGTCTTCTGGAGGAGCTCAGAGACACGGCGTCCCCGCTGGCCTAGCACCCTGGTCCTCGGTCTCCATCTACCCCAGCTCCAGTGAGGTGCTCAAAGCATGCAG GAACCTGGGGAAGAACGGCCTGTCCACGAGCAGCATCCTCCTGGACAAGTGTCCCCCGCCACGGCCCCCCCACCCGCCCTCTCCTCCACTGCCAAAGGACAAACTCAATCCCCCAACACCCAGTATTTAT CTAGAAAATAAGAGGGACGCCTTCTTCCCTCCCCTCCACCAGTTCTGCACCAACCCTGCCAACCCGGTCACCGTCATCCGAGGGCTGGCTGGAGCACTCAAACTAG ATCTGGGCCTGTTCTCCACGAAGACATTGGTGGAGGCCAACCCGGACCATCTGGTGGAGGTGCGGACCCAGCTGGCTCAGCCCACCGACGAGAACTGGGACCCGAGCGGCAGCAGGAAGATGTGGCGCTGCGAGAGCAGTCGCTCCCACACAACAGTAATCAAATACGCCCAGTACCAGGCCTCGTCCTTCCAGGAGTCCCTGCGG GAGgagaatgagaagaagaaggaggtgGAAGCAGAAGCAGGTTCCTCAGACAg TGCAATGCGGCGAAGGAAAGGGTCTTTCAAACACCTAAAGTTTGGCACAAACATCGACCTCTCTGATGAAAAGAA GTGGAAACCGCAGCTTCAGGAGTTGTCCAAGCTGCCGGCGTTTGCCCGTGTGGTGTCAGCCGGTAACCTGCTTAGCCACGTAGGACACACCATCCTGGGCATGAACACGGTCCAGCTCTACATGAAGGTGCCAGGCAGCCGGACACCAG GTCACCAAGAGAACAACAATTTCTGTTCAGTCAACATCAACATCGGTCCCGGGGACTGCGAGTGGTTCGCCGTGCCGGAAACGTACTGGGGCGTCATCAACGACTTCTGTGAAAT GAACAACATCAACTTCCTGATGGGCTCTTGGTGGCCCAACCTGGAGGACCTGTACGAGACCAACGTGCCCGTTTACCGGTTCATCCAGCGTCCCGGGGACCTAGTGTGGCTCAACACAGGCACCATCCACTGGGTGCAGGCCATCGGCTGGTGCAACAACATTGCGTGGAATGTCGGGCCCCTCACAG CACATCAGTACAAGCTGGCGGTGGAGCGCTATGAGTGGAACAAACTGCAGAGTGTCAAATCCATCGTTCCCATGATCCACCTCTCCTGGAACATGGCCAGGAACATCAAAGTGTCGGACCACAAGCTCTTTGAGATGATCAA GTACTGTTTGTTACGGACTCTGAAGCAGTGCCAGATGCAGCGGGagctgctgctggctgctgggAAAGACCTGGTGTGGCACGGGAGGACGCCGAGCGAGCCGGCACATTACTGCAGTATCTGTGAG GTGGAGGTGTTCGACCTGCTGTTCGTCACCACGGAGAGCAACAGCAGGAAGACGTACGTGGTGCACTGCCAGGACTGCGCCCGTCGGGGGAGCGCCGACCTGGACAACTTTGTGGTGCTGGAGCAGTACAAGATCGAGGACCTCATGCACGTTTATGACCAGTTCACACTCGTAAGTAACGGCTGCACCGGTCCCGTTCAGACCCGGGCCGATCCGTTCAAACACAGAGGAGGAGACCTGTGA